A portion of the Glycine max cultivar Williams 82 chromosome 10, Glycine_max_v4.0, whole genome shotgun sequence genome contains these proteins:
- the LOC100785765 gene encoding leucine-rich repeat receptor-like serine/threonine-protein kinase At2g14510, translating into MSLSLLFILFFFPFSLSQTPPRGFLINCGAHSAAQFQNRTWLPDSAFISSGTPLNVTTPVLFPTLHTLRSFPRRVNKHCYNIPVYRGAQYLVRTTYFYGGVNGADHPSPPVFDQILDGTLWSVVNTTRDYADGNSSFYEGVFLAQGKIMSLCIGSNTYTDSDPFISALEFVILEGSLYNSTDFTRYGLALIARHGFGYSGPPIRYPDDQFDRVWEPFGQSNSTKASTDNVSVSGFWNLPPAKIFETHIGSDQLETLELRWPTASLPSSNSKYYYIALYFADDTAGSRIFNISVNGITYYHNLNVIPSGVVVFASQWPLSGPTTITLTPAASSSLGPSINAGEVFDVLPLGGRTLTRDVIALQKVKESLRNPPLDWNGDPCMPRQYSWTGITCSEGPRIRVVTLNLTSKDLSGSLSPFVANMTALTNIWLGNNSLSGQIPDLSSLKILETLHLEDNQFSGEIPSSLGDISSLEKVFLQNNNLTGQIPAILVGKPGLNIITSGNNFLSPPAP; encoded by the exons ATGTCCCTCTCCCTTCTattcattctcttcttcttccctttctCTCTTTCCCAAACACCCCCCAGAGGCTTTCTCATCAACTGCGGGGCCCACTCCGCGGCCCAATTCCAAAACCGCACTTGGCTCCCCGACTCTGCCTTCATCTCTTCGGGCACCCCCCTGAACGTGACCACCCCTGTTCTGTTCCCCACTCTTCACACCCTTCGCTCCTTCCCTCGCCGAGTCAATAAGCACTGCTACAATATTCCCGTGTATCGCGGCGCACAGTATTTGGTGCGGACCACCTACTTCTACGGCGGAGTCAACGGCGCCGACCACCCCTCGCCGCCGGTGTTCGATCAGATCCTCGATGGGACCCTCTGGAGCGTCGTCAATACCACCCGGGATTACGCTGATGGAAACTCTTCTTTCTACGAAGGGGTTTTCTTGGCTCAGGGGAAGATCATGAGCTTGTGTATTGGCTCCAATACTTACACCGATTCTGACCCCTTTATCTCTGCTCTGGAGTTCGTGATTCTTGAGGGTTCTCTTTACAATTCCACGGATTTCACTAGATATGGCCTTGCCTTGATTGCACGACACGGTTTTGGATATTCCGGACCACCCATTCG GTACCCTGATGATCAGTTTGATCGTGTCTGGGAGCCTTTTGGGCAGAGTAATTCTACCAAAGCAAGCACTGATAATGTTTCTGTTTCTGGTTTTTGGAATCTTCCACCTGCAAAAATATTTGAGACACACATAGGATCCGATCAATTAGAAACCTTGGAACTTAGATGGCCCACGGCATCACTTCCTAGCTCCAATTCCAAATACTACTACATCGCTCTATACTTTGCTGATGACACCGCTGGATCAAGAATTTTCAACATTAGTGTGAATGGTATAACTTATTACCATAATTTGAATGTGATCCCATCAGGCGTTGTTGTATTTGCCAGCCAGTGGCCTCTTTCTGGTCCCACAACAATAACTTTGACCCCTGCTGCTAGTTCTTCCTTGGGCCCCTCAATCAATGCTGGTGAAGTTTTTGATGTGCTGCCACTTGGAGGAAGAACTTTAACTCGAGATG ttattgctttgcaaaaggtaaaagagaGCCTCCGAAATCCTCCACTTGATTGGAATGGTGATCCTTGTATGCCTCGGCAGTACTCATGGACTGGCATCACATGTTCTGAAGGACCACGTATCCGTGTAGTGACTCT AAACTTGACAAGTAAGGATCTTTCCGGATctttatcaccttttgttgccaaTATGACAGCTCTGACTAACAT CTGGCTTGGGAATAACAGTTTATCAGGGCAGATTCCTGACCTCAGTTCACTAAAGATTTTAGAGACAct GCACTTGGAAGACAATCAATTCAGTGGAGAGATTCCCTCATCCTTAGGGGACATCAGCAGCTTGGAAAAAGT GTTTTTACAAAACAACAATTTGACCGGTCAAATTCCAGCAATTCTCGTTGGAAAACCAGGACTGAATATCAT AACTTCTGGAAATAATTTCTTATCTCCTCCAGCACCTTGA